A window of the Ostrea edulis chromosome 1, xbOstEdul1.1, whole genome shotgun sequence genome harbors these coding sequences:
- the LOC125681129 gene encoding serine protease inhibitor dipetalogastin-like, which produces MLLTLCKLSVHVSVMTTALALFLPPPPPPPRCNCPRNYAPVCGTDGKTYNNQCLLECTGFVYKVNDGPCSKGCVCPKTNEPICGNDGKTYDNECLASCAGTTVAHTGECRKFCRCITSTYSPVCAEDGRTYSSWCSAECEYRVKVLYAGPCQAKCTCSSAHAPVCGSDDKTYSNQCEADCAKVYVQYTGVCRKSCKCSYEYSPVCGSDGDTYDNTCYAECAGIKVASKGECPNSCNCPHLYKPVCGKDGKTYGTPCDAECFGIAVVSDGECPSPSFGA; this is translated from the exons atgCTGCTGACACTGTGTAAACTGTCCGTTCACGTCTCTGTCATGACAACGGCTTTGGCGCTGTTTCTACCACCTCCCCCACCACCTCCCAGATGCAACTGTCCCAGGAATTACGCTCCCGTGTGTGGAACTGATGGCAAGACTTACAACAACCAATGCCTTTTAGAATGCACAGG ttttgTCTACAAAGTTAATGACGGACCATGTTCAAAAGGCTGTGTATGCCCGAAGACAAACGAACCAATCTGTGGCAATGATGGAAAGACGTATGACAATGAGTGTCTGGCGAGCTGTGC AGGCACCACGGTAGCGCACACAGGTGAGTGCAGGAAGTTCTGCCGTTGCATCACATCAACATACTCCCCAGTCTGCGCTGAAGATGGACGTACCTACTCTAGCTGGTGTAGTGCTGAATGTGAATA TCGTGTAAAGGTTTTATATGCCGGGCCATGTCAAGCAAAATGCACGTGTTCGTCAGCTCACGCCCCAGTCTGTGGTTCAGACGACAAGACCTACAGTAACCAGTGTGAAGCCGACTGTGC AAAAGTGTACGTCCAATACACAGGGGTATGTAGAAAATCGTGCAAGTGTTCCTACGAGTACAGCCCTGTATGTGGATCCGATGGGGACACCTATGACAACACCTGTTATGCCGAATGCGC AGGTATCAAGGTTGCTTCTAAAGGAGAGTGCCCAAATTCGTGTAACTGTCCTCATCTATACAAACCAGTCTGTGGGAAAGATGGGAAAACGTATGGCACGCCGTGTGACGCAGAATGCTT cGGGATAGCTGTTGTGTCCGACGGAGAATGTCCCTCTCCTTCATTTGGTGCATAG